The following proteins are encoded in a genomic region of Gemmatimonadaceae bacterium:
- a CDS encoding nucleotidyl transferase AbiEii/AbiGii toxin family protein: MIPRDFILEWREHAPWPQDFQVEQDLIISRALVEIFSNPLLHDALAFRGGTALYKLHLKPAARYSEDIDLVQTRREAAGPMMDALRDVLNPWLGKPQWKQTDGRITFVYRINSEDAPPIPLRLKVETNTREHFSVFGLEEIPFAVNSRWYEGACSIHTYELDELLGTKMRAHYQRKQGRDLFDLAVALKHSAVDPRRIVAAFSEYLRQQDKSVTRAQFQENLFLKLRDPEFHADIGPLLALQESPWDTAGEAAIVSSRLIELLPGEPWKGEAVNQ; the protein is encoded by the coding sequence GTGATCCCGCGCGACTTCATCCTTGAATGGCGCGAACACGCGCCATGGCCGCAGGATTTTCAGGTCGAGCAGGACCTCATCATCAGTCGAGCCCTGGTCGAGATTTTCTCGAATCCTCTGTTGCACGATGCTCTCGCGTTCCGTGGCGGAACCGCCCTGTACAAGCTTCACCTGAAACCGGCAGCGCGATATTCAGAGGACATCGATCTCGTTCAGACCCGGCGCGAGGCGGCTGGACCGATGATGGATGCCCTGCGCGATGTGCTCAATCCGTGGCTGGGTAAACCGCAATGGAAGCAGACGGACGGACGCATCACGTTCGTCTACAGAATAAACTCCGAGGATGCCCCGCCAATTCCGCTGCGACTGAAAGTCGAAACGAACACGCGTGAGCATTTTTCCGTATTCGGTCTGGAGGAAATTCCCTTCGCGGTGAATTCACGCTGGTATGAAGGCGCCTGCAGCATTCACACGTACGAACTCGACGAATTGCTCGGCACGAAGATGCGGGCGCACTATCAACGGAAACAGGGGCGCGATCTTTTCGACTTGGCAGTCGCGCTAAAACATTCTGCGGTGGATCCACGCCGCATCGTCGCCGCCTTCTCTGAATACCTGCGGCAGCAAGACAAGAGTGTTACCCGCGCGCAATTTCAAGAGAATCTCTTCCTGAAGCTTCGTGATCCCGAGTTTCACGCGGATATCGGACCATTGCTCGCTCTTCAAGAAAGTCCTTGGGACACCGCCGGAGAGGCCGCTATCGTTTCTTCGCGTCTCATCGAGCTGTTGCCCGGCGAGCCGTGGAAAGGCGAGGCCGTCAACCAGTAA
- a CDS encoding type IV toxin-antitoxin system AbiEi family antitoxin — translation MKPAAAKPNARDFLDRLSASSRYSFSTSEALQALGISPPALKVALGRLARQKRVVSPARGFYLILPPEYRSLGCLPADQFIPDLMRRLKLPYYAGLLTAAQFHGAAHQRPMEFQVFVKKPRRRIACGSVRVKFIVRKEIAGVPVQKLNTPRGSVAVSTPEATAIDLIGYQRQAGGLSQVATVLAELAERIDSKKLPLAAATAPVPWLQRLGYVLDQVGAADKTENLKKLVRARAHEPVPLLPGAPYSKASRNVDWKVYVNARAEVDL, via the coding sequence ATGAAACCGGCAGCAGCCAAGCCCAACGCTCGTGATTTTCTAGACCGCCTGTCAGCCAGCAGCCGGTACAGCTTTAGCACGTCAGAAGCTCTTCAAGCACTCGGTATCTCTCCGCCTGCTTTGAAGGTAGCGCTGGGCCGCCTCGCCCGTCAAAAACGCGTCGTTTCGCCAGCGCGGGGCTTCTACCTCATCCTTCCGCCTGAGTATCGATCCCTGGGGTGCCTGCCCGCGGATCAATTCATTCCTGACCTGATGAGGCGTCTCAAGCTCCCTTACTACGCGGGGCTTCTGACGGCGGCGCAATTCCACGGCGCCGCGCACCAGCGTCCGATGGAGTTTCAGGTGTTCGTCAAAAAACCGAGGCGGCGGATCGCCTGCGGCAGCGTGCGGGTCAAGTTCATTGTTAGGAAAGAAATCGCCGGTGTGCCCGTGCAGAAACTCAACACGCCGCGCGGTTCCGTCGCGGTTTCGACGCCCGAAGCGACGGCGATCGATCTCATTGGCTATCAGCGCCAGGCCGGCGGCCTCAGTCAGGTAGCGACGGTGCTGGCAGAACTCGCAGAACGGATCGACTCAAAGAAGCTCCCGCTGGCCGCAGCGACGGCTCCCGTCCCCTGGCTTCAACGTCTTGGCTATGTGCTCGATCAGGTCGGTGCTGCGGACAAGACGGAGAACTTAAAGAAACTCGTGCGCGCGCGCGCGCATGAGCCGGTTCCTCTCTTGCCTGGCGCACCGTACAGCAAAGCATCGAGAAACGTCGACTGGAAGGTCTACGTCAACGCACGGGCGGAGGTCGATCTGTGA